A region of Allocoleopsis franciscana PCC 7113 DNA encodes the following proteins:
- the rpmA gene encoding 50S ribosomal protein L27 gives MAHKKGTGSTRNGRDSNAQRLGVKRFGGQVVKAGNILIRQRGTKFHPGVNVGRGSDDTLFALIDGVVTFERKDRSRKKVSVYPVAAQVPAEAEMATAEA, from the coding sequence ATGGCTCATAAGAAAGGAACAGGTAGTACTCGTAATGGTCGTGACTCGAATGCTCAACGCCTAGGTGTTAAACGCTTCGGGGGACAGGTCGTCAAAGCTGGTAACATCTTGATCCGTCAGCGCGGTACCAAGTTTCACCCAGGTGTCAATGTGGGTCGCGGTAGCGATGACACCTTGTTTGCGCTGATTGATGGCGTCGTCACCTTCGAGAGAAAAGATAGAAGCCGTAAAAAAGTTAGCGTTTACCCTGTTGCGGCTCAAGTGCCTGCGGAAGCAGAAATGGCAACTGCTGAGGCTTAA
- the rplU gene encoding 50S ribosomal protein L21: protein MSYAIIETGGKQLRVEPGRFYDIELLAVQPEENVTINSVLLVQHNGELTIGRPFVEGAAVEGTVLRHFRGRKILVYKMKPKKKTRKKRGHRQEITRLMINSISMNGSVVASSSQEQNETPVTTEAPSTEESTEATSQ from the coding sequence ATGAGTTATGCAATTATCGAAACCGGTGGTAAGCAACTGCGAGTAGAACCCGGTCGCTTTTACGACATTGAACTGTTAGCTGTTCAACCCGAAGAAAACGTCACCATTAATAGCGTTTTGCTCGTTCAGCATAATGGTGAACTGACAATCGGTCGGCCCTTCGTTGAAGGTGCAGCCGTTGAGGGCACGGTGCTGCGACACTTTCGCGGTCGCAAAATCCTCGTCTACAAGATGAAGCCCAAGAAGAAGACTCGCAAGAAGCGGGGACATCGGCAGGAAATTACCCGCCTGATGATTAACTCAATCAGTATGAATGGTTCTGTTGTCGCTTCTTCTTCACAGGAGCAAAACGAGACACCTGTCACAACTGAGGCACCCAGCACCGAGGAATCCACCGAAGCTACTTCACAATAG
- a CDS encoding DUF1206 domain-containing protein, whose translation MWVERLARLGYTAKGIVYAIIGVLAVQAAFGTGGKTTDQKGALGAIAAQPFGKFLLALIALGLIGYVIWRFVEAVQDPEHKGHDAEGLAKRLGAAISGIIYASLALSAIRLAMGSSASSSNSNSTQDWTARLMSQPFGQWLVGLGGALVIGLGFYQFYKAYKAKFRKHLKLQEMSPTEETWATRLGRFGVAARGVVFVITGFFLLQAARQSNPNQARGLDGALQSLAQQPYGPWLLGIVALGLVAYGIHMGVQARYRRINA comes from the coding sequence ATGTGGGTGGAAAGACTAGCGCGATTGGGCTATACCGCCAAGGGAATTGTATATGCAATTATTGGAGTGTTGGCAGTACAAGCCGCCTTTGGCACAGGTGGTAAAACGACCGATCAAAAAGGTGCTCTTGGCGCAATTGCCGCACAACCATTTGGAAAATTTTTGTTAGCGTTAATAGCATTAGGTTTAATTGGATATGTAATTTGGCGATTCGTTGAAGCCGTTCAAGACCCAGAACACAAAGGCCATGATGCTGAAGGTTTGGCAAAGCGATTGGGTGCCGCAATCAGTGGAATAATTTATGCCAGTTTAGCCTTGAGTGCCATTCGGCTAGCGATGGGTTCGAGTGCTAGTAGCAGTAATAGTAATTCAACTCAAGATTGGACAGCACGCTTGATGTCACAACCCTTTGGTCAATGGTTAGTTGGCCTTGGTGGTGCATTAGTCATTGGTCTTGGCTTTTACCAATTTTATAAAGCCTACAAAGCCAAATTCCGTAAACATCTGAAGTTGCAGGAAATGAGTCCTACCGAAGAAACTTGGGCGACGCGCTTGGGTCGATTTGGGGTGGCAGCACGAGGCGTTGTTTTCGTGATCACTGGTTTTTTCTTGCTACAGGCTGCACGCCAGTCTAATCCAAACCAAGCACGAGGACTGGATGGAGCACTGCAATCTCTAGCACAGCAGCCCTATGGTCCTTGGCTGTTAGGAATTGTTGCTCTTGGCCTGGTGGCTTATGGCATTCATATGGGGGTACAGGCGCGATATCGCCGGATCAATGCCTGA
- a CDS encoding glycoside hydrolase family 16 protein codes for MPFILSNKIRYLGLLLVLSLLMVLIINTPLIAQSKPSSIQPNWTLIWSDEFNGTSVDTTKWNIIDRIGDINNELHYNTPDAVSVSDGYLVIKSDKVDLGGRAYISGKINTRGKFDFTYGRVEICSQQAATQGLLSAEWLLHYQDTGDSASQYWPPEFDVVEVLGKDSSTAYQSVHYGICYHCRWPSKASSTTKINGSNFTSKFHIFALEWEPTEIRWYIDGRLTKAWTTPITTDDPPIIDEPMQIILGTAVGGNWPGSPDTTTVFPAYHYVDYVRVYQRTARSR; via the coding sequence ATGCCATTCATATTAAGCAATAAAATTCGATATCTCGGACTTTTATTAGTGCTTTCGCTCCTGATGGTGTTGATTATAAACACCCCCTTGATCGCTCAGAGCAAACCAAGTTCCATCCAACCGAATTGGACTCTTATCTGGAGTGATGAATTCAACGGAACCAGCGTCGATACGACCAAGTGGAATATCATCGACCGTATTGGCGATATCAACAATGAACTGCACTATAATACGCCGGATGCTGTTTCCGTAAGTGATGGTTACCTCGTGATCAAAAGCGACAAGGTAGACCTTGGTGGGCGAGCATACATTTCTGGTAAAATCAACACTCGGGGCAAGTTCGACTTCACCTATGGTCGGGTAGAAATTTGTTCGCAGCAGGCTGCAACTCAAGGACTGCTTTCGGCTGAGTGGCTATTGCACTACCAAGACACCGGTGATAGCGCCTCTCAATATTGGCCGCCAGAGTTCGACGTAGTGGAGGTATTAGGGAAAGATTCGTCCACTGCTTACCAGTCCGTCCACTATGGCATCTGCTACCATTGCCGTTGGCCTAGTAAAGCCTCTTCTACGACGAAGATCAACGGCTCAAACTTTACCTCGAAGTTTCATATCTTTGCCCTGGAATGGGAACCAACAGAGATTCGGTGGTACATTGACGGGCGCTTGACTAAGGCATGGACTACGCCTATCACTACTGATGATCCGCCAATAATTGATGAGCCAATGCAAATCATTTTAGGTACCGCAGTTGGCGGGAATTGGCCTGGTTCCCCTGATACCACAACAGTGTTTCCCGCCTACCACTATGTTGACTATGTACGGGTATACCAGCGCACTGCACGTAGTCGGTAG
- a CDS encoding TIGR03943 family putative permease subunit gives MSSNQTSRRPRKQRPQFQNLFLPLLDILALAAWGILMLKYKLTDQLGLLIHKNYFALVVATGIALLILAALRTSQLVNQMRQQAAGRVPMMPVGQHISLFPPGWSTTLLLAAAILGLVIKPQVFASQTAIQRGVTESVTMTRTQPQSFKSNSRPEERSLIEWVRTLAVYPEPDAYTGQAVKVKGFVVYPPNQPSQYLLISRFVITCCAADAYPVALPVKLNGNRDAYPLDSWQEVEGRMITETLDGKRQLVIEATSLKKIAKPANPYYY, from the coding sequence ATGAGTTCCAATCAAACTTCCAGACGGCCTCGGAAGCAGCGCCCTCAATTTCAAAACCTTTTTCTCCCCCTATTAGATATTTTGGCTCTGGCAGCTTGGGGTATTTTGATGCTCAAGTACAAGCTAACGGATCAATTAGGTTTGTTGATTCACAAAAATTACTTTGCGCTGGTTGTTGCCACGGGTATTGCTCTCTTAATACTGGCAGCGTTGAGAACATCCCAGTTGGTTAATCAGATGCGTCAACAGGCCGCAGGAAGGGTACCGATGATGCCGGTGGGTCAACACATTAGCTTATTTCCCCCCGGATGGAGTACGACTCTGCTATTAGCGGCTGCTATTTTGGGGTTAGTTATCAAACCACAAGTGTTTGCGAGTCAGACGGCCATTCAGCGAGGTGTTACGGAATCGGTCACTATGACACGAACGCAACCCCAGTCTTTTAAGAGTAACAGTAGACCAGAGGAACGATCGCTAATTGAATGGGTACGAACGCTTGCAGTTTATCCCGAACCGGACGCTTATACGGGTCAGGCGGTGAAAGTCAAAGGCTTTGTGGTCTATCCTCCAAATCAGCCCTCACAATATCTGTTAATTTCTCGCTTTGTGATTACCTGCTGTGCGGCAGACGCTTACCCTGTTGCATTACCCGTCAAGCTTAATGGCAATCGCGATGCTTATCCCCTTGACAGTTGGCAAGAAGTGGAAGGTCGAATGATTACCGAAACTCTGGATGGAAAACGCCAACTTGTGATTGAGGCAACTTCCCTCAAAAAAATTGCCAAACCAGCTAATCCTTACTATTACTAA
- a CDS encoding permease translates to MNQLNNAFTLFLSLLVEAIPFLLLGVLLSSLLLFLVEDERKLMESLPRNPLLGAIVGSFGGLFFPVCECGNVPVARRLLLQGAPTPVAIGFLLASPTINPIVIASTYIAFRDQPEIVVLRVLFSLGIAVVISCVFSVQADLRPLLQPMTTRSMGQPASERTPKGKTASGNQESKPALLQSGSFLLGEPGAPVRMDATVLQATLLGTKPRKPLRYKLRLVLENTVQELRELGGVLVLGSAIAAAIQVAVPREVILSLGQGPVTSILAMMLLGTIVSICSTVDAFFALAFASAFTSGSLLAFLVLGPMIDLKAIGLMLSVFKPRAIFYIFGLTAQLTFLLTLFVNLRIS, encoded by the coding sequence ATGAATCAGTTGAACAACGCCTTTACCTTATTCTTGAGCTTGCTGGTCGAAGCCATCCCTTTTTTGCTCCTAGGGGTTTTGCTCTCCAGCTTACTGCTCTTTTTGGTCGAGGATGAGCGCAAACTCATGGAATCATTGCCTCGAAACCCATTGTTAGGGGCGATTGTGGGCAGTTTTGGGGGTCTGTTCTTCCCGGTCTGTGAGTGTGGCAACGTGCCAGTGGCACGCCGTCTGCTGCTTCAAGGAGCACCGACCCCTGTGGCGATTGGGTTTTTGCTGGCATCACCAACAATTAATCCGATTGTGATCGCTTCAACCTATATAGCGTTTCGAGACCAACCCGAAATTGTGGTGTTGCGGGTACTATTTTCCTTAGGGATTGCGGTTGTGATTAGCTGTGTTTTCAGTGTTCAGGCTGACTTACGTCCCCTGCTGCAACCGATGACCACTCGCTCTATGGGGCAACCTGCAAGCGAACGAACACCAAAGGGAAAAACGGCCTCTGGCAATCAAGAGTCAAAACCCGCGCTGTTACAATCCGGCTCATTTTTACTCGGTGAACCCGGTGCTCCTGTAAGGATGGATGCGACGGTTTTACAAGCAACATTATTGGGTACCAAACCCCGTAAACCGTTACGCTACAAACTGCGTTTAGTCTTAGAAAATACGGTGCAAGAGTTGCGGGAGTTAGGAGGAGTCTTAGTTTTGGGAAGTGCGATCGCCGCAGCCATTCAAGTCGCCGTCCCCCGTGAAGTCATCCTCAGCCTAGGCCAAGGGCCAGTTACGTCGATTCTGGCGATGATGCTGTTGGGAACCATTGTGTCCATTTGTTCCACCGTGGATGCATTCTTTGCCCTCGCCTTCGCCTCAGCGTTTACTAGTGGCTCGTTGTTAGCTTTTCTAGTACTCGGTCCGATGATTGACCTCAAGGCGATCGGTTTGATGTTATCGGTGTTTAAGCCAAGGGCAATTTTTTATATCTTTGGTCTAACGGCACAGTTAACATTTTTGTTGACCTTGTTTGTTAATCTGCGGATTAGTTAA